Genomic segment of Streptosporangium sp. NBC_01755:
GATGAGCTTGGGCAGCGCCCGGTAGATCACAGCGGCCACCGGCACCGCCACCACGGCCCCGGCGATCCCCGCCAGGATGCCGCCCACGGCCAGCACCAGGATGATCGCCAGCGGATGGAAGTGCAGCATCCTGCCGACGATCAGCGGTTGGAGCACGTGGTTCTCCAGTTGCTGCTCCACGATCAGGATGCCGATGAAGATCAGGGCGTAGATCGGCCCCTTGGCGCCGAGGGTGACCAGGGTGGCCACGGCACCGGCGAAGAAGATGCCGACGATGGGGATGAAGCTGGCCACGAAGATCAGCACCGCGAGCGGCGCCCAGAGCGGCACGCCCATCCCGGCGAGCACGATGCCCATGACCACGCCGTGCACGGCGGCCACCGCGACCGTGCCCTGCACGTAGTGCGAGAGCGTCACCCAGGCGGTCCGCCCGGCTTGATCGACACGCGGCGCGACCCTGCCGAACCCCTTCAGGAACCACGCCCAGATCCGGTCGCCGTCCTTGAGCATGAAGAACGTCACGAACAGCAGCAGCACGATGGAGGCCAGCACCTCCAGCGCCACCGTGGCGCCGGTGAGGACCGTCTGGGTGATCTCGTTGCGCTGGTTGGTGATCTGCTTGCCGATCTCGTCGACCCAGCTGGTGATCTGGGTCGGCTGCAGATGCAGAGGCCCGGTGTAGAGCCAGTTCTCGACGTCCTTGGCCGTGCTGCGCACCTGGTCGACGAGGCCGGGGAACTCCTCGTTGGCGCGTGCCCCGATGATCCAACCGGTGCCGCCGAGCACGGCGAGCGCGATGATCATGGTGAGCCAGGTGGCGTAGATGGGCTTCATGCCCGTCGCCCGGAGCCGCCGGGTGATCGGGAACAGCAGCGCGGTCAGCAGGAGCGCGATGGCCACCGGCAGCACCACGATGCGCAACGTCGCGATGAACTGGGCGAAGTAGAAGACGGCCCAGCCGATGATGATCAGGCAGAGACTCCACATCGCGAGGCGCAGCAACGTGCGAGGTACCAGGTTCGTCAGACGTTCCCGATCTGAGATCACACGTTCCAGACTGTCATGCCGGGAGGGGAAACGCGCGGGAGTTGTCGCCTTGACACGGGAAGGAGTGGCCCGGCCGGTCGGCCGGGCCATCCGGTGTGCTCTCGGGGGCCGGCGCCCGCCCGGTCAGGGGCCGGCGCTCACCCGGCCGGGTTCAGCGCTCACCCGGCGGGCGGGAGATCACCCTGTCCTCGAGGTAGCAACTGCAGTTACCACATCCTGGCGGCATGCCTGTCCTCCCCTCACCTGTTTTGCCTCGACCGTACGGCAGGATCCCCCGACGGGAAGGACAGATTCGTGTGCGCGACCTGTCTCCTCGCTCTCACCACGGCCCCGGCCCGGTTTCCCCGGCATGGGTGCGAGGCACGGTCACCACTTCGTCATGCCTCGCCATGGCTTCACGCGATATGGCGCTCGGGGAGACTAGTGTTCTTCATGCGGACGGAAAACGGGAGGACCACATGGCCGACAAGAGCGAGAAGCAGGACATGGCCTGGAGAGCCATCGGTGGTCTGCTTGGCCTCGTCACCGCCTGGAGCGCCAAGAAGGTCATCGGGTTCGCCTGGGAGAAGAGCACCGGCAGGAAGCCGCCCGCCGACAGTGAGTCGCCGGACATCAGCCTCGGCGAGGCGATCGGCTACGCCGTGGTGATGGGGGTCGGCATGCAGGTGGCGCAGATCGTGGTCGCCCGCGGCGCCAGGAAGCGCTACGACGCGTGGAAGTCCCTGAAGAGCACGGCCAAGGACGCCACCACCTGACGGCGGACGCCGCGGCCCCCGTCCCCTGTCCTCGTCCCGCGGGGGGCGGGGCTGGACGGGAGACGGGGAGCCCGGCGACGGGTCAGGAGGACTCGAGCGAGGTGAGGAACTCCTTCGCCCAGCGGTCCACGTCGTAGGTGGACACTCTCCGGCGCAGCGAACGCATCCGGCGCGACAGGTCGTGCGGGGTCGCCCGCATCGCGGTCAACATGATCCGCTTGAGACCGTCGACGTCGTAGGGGTTGACCATGAACGCCTGGCGCAGCTCGTCGGCCGCCCCGGCGAACTCGCTGAGCACCAGCGCGCCGCGCAGATCATTGCGGCAGGCGACGTACTCCTTGGCGACCAGGTTCATCCCGTCACGCAACGGTGTGACCATCATCACGTCCGCCGCGAGATAGAGCGCGGCGAGCTCGTCGCGGCCGTACGACTGGTGCATGTACTGCACGGGCTGCTGTCCGAGCTCCCCCTGCTCGCCGTTGATCCGGCCGACCTGGAGTTCGATCGAGTCGCGCAACCGCATGTACTCCTCGACGCGCTCCCGGCTCGGCGTGGCGATCTGCACGAACGCCGCCTCGCCCGGTTTGATCTTTCCCTCGGCGAGCAACTCCCCGAACGCCTTCAGGCGCTGGCCGATGCCCTTGGTGTAGTCGAGCCTGTCGACGCCGAGCAGCATGCACTCGGGGTCGCCCAGATCCCGGCGGATCTCCCTGGCCCGGGAGATGATGTGCGGCTCGCGGACCAGCGAGTCGAGCTCGCCGAAGTCGACGGAGATGGGGAACGCCCCGGCGCGCACCACCCGGCCGTCCACGTAGATCTCGTGCTTGTGGTGCTGGAGGCCGAGCAGGTGGCGGCAGAGCCGGATGAAGTTGGACGCGCCACCGGGACGCTGGAACCCGACCATGTCCGCGCCGAGCAGCCCTTCGAGGATCTCGCGCCGCCACGGGAGCTGGACGAACAGCTCGATCGGCGGGAAGGGGATGTGCAGGAAGAAGCCGATGCGCAGGTCCGGGCGGAGCTTGCGCAGCATCGCCGGGACCAGCTGGAGCTGGTAGTCCTGGATCCACACGACCGCGTTCTCCGCGGCCTCCTCGGCGGCCGCCTGGGCGAAACGCTCGTTGACCATGCGGTAGGCGTCCCAGGTGACGCGCGAGTAGATGGGGGTGGCGACCACGTCGTGGTAAAGGGGCCAGAGCGTGGCGTTGGAGAAACCCTCGTAGTAGAGCTCGACCTCGTGCTCGGACAGCGGGACGGGAACGAGCTGCATGCCGTCGTGCTCGAAGGGTTCGAGCCGCTCGCCGGGGGCCCCGTGCCAGCCGATCCAGGCCCCCTCCCTGCGCTGCAGGACCGGGGCTATCGCGGTGACGAGGCCGCCGGGGCTGCGCCGCCACAGGTCCTCCCCCACCCGATCGACGGGGAGACGGTTGGCGACGATCACAAACGTGCTGCGACCCGGCACAGATTCCTCCAGGTAGTCGGGGGCTTACTGAATTAACTACCCGTTCGAGAAGTTTCTATGACTTTCCAGGCGGGAGGGCACGGTGAACTCTCAGATCATTCCGTACGATCTCGCCGAGCTTCTTCGTGGCGGCGCGGTTGAGGAACCCTCCGGCCACGGCGCCGGTGAGGAAGGGGCCGAAGGTGGTGAGGTGGCGTCCGAGAGTGCGCATCAGCCTGTTGCGCAGGGCGGTCCTGGTGGCGGTGCCGAGCGCGACGGTCATCGTTCCCGGGGACAGGGGGTCGACACCGCGCTGCCTGGACCAGGCCGCCGCGAAGGCCATGGCCCGCTGGGAGACGTTGCCGGGCACCTGCATCCCGTACACCTCGTGGAGCTCGGCGATGAGCTTGACCTCGATCGCCGCGACGACGAGGGTCTCGGCCACCAGCTGGGCGGGGGCGGAGAGCAGCAAGGGGGGAGCGGCGAACTCGGCGGCGGCGACGGCCCCGCCGATGGCCCCGACCGTCATGGTGGCCTTGGCCGCGGTGCGCACCAGGTCGTCGGCCAACGCCTCGGCGGTGAGGCCGTGGTGGTGCTCGGAGAGGGTGTGCAGGTCCCGGATGGGTATGCGGGGGGCCACGGCCATGAACACGTCGGTCAGCCAGCGGCCACGGTCCCTCCCCGACGCCCTGGCCTTCTTCGCCCGCTGGGACAGCGCCTTCGTGAGGCGGCCGAGCAGCCGTCGCCGCTCGGCCCCATCCATGTCGCCCGGCTCCGCGAGCCGACCGACGATCTCAGCCACTTCCCGATCAGGCGCGCCGTCCGACTCCCCTGCCGTGGAGTCGTCCGGCGCCTCACCGGTCTGCCTGTTCTCTGACGTCATGTCTCGGAACCTCCTCAAGGCTGTCCTGGGACCCTATCCATAGCTGGAAGAGCACACCTCGGACAGGCCATCGGAATCATCGTCAAGCCGCACATTCCCGACATATCTGCTGGCCGTTCTTCTCAACGGCGAGCTGACTGCGGTGGTGTACCAGGAAGCAGCGCGCGCAGGTGAACTCGTCGGCCTGACGAGGAATCACCCGGAGCGAAAGCTCCTCGTTCGACAGGTCCGCACCCGGCAGTTCGAGCGACTCGGCGAGATCCGTCTCGTCGATGTCGATGCTGCCCGAGGACTTGTCGGTACGGCGGGCCTGCAGTTCCTGAAGACTGTCCTCACTGAGGTCGTCGTCGGTCTTGCGTGGGCTGTCGTAATCGGTAGCCATCGGTCTGCTCCATCCCCCTCATCTAGCTGTGTGCGCTCACTCGCGCGTGTGTAACGTTCGAGAGGCACGACTTGTGCCCGATCTGCCGACGAGATTCCTGCTTCGGTACCCTGCCGGAAAGGTCACTGAACCTCCCTACACGTGAGGGACGTACCGCCAATGGCAACGGTTAGCCAAATATGGCGTAAACCACAGCATCGGCGGCATGCACCACCGTGTTCGACGGCACATCCAACCACATGTACGGCGTGAACGAGACGCCCCCCGCCGGATCAACGTGCCTGAAGTCGCACGGTGACCACCAGACCTCCTCCGTCACGGGGGATGGCGGTCACGTTGCCCCCATGGGCCCGCACCACCGCGCGGACGATGGAAAGCCCGAGCCCCGCCCCCTTGTCGGAGTCGACCCGGTCGGCGTTGAGCCGCCGGAACGGCTCGAAAAGGCTGTTCACCTCATACGCGGGGACATGTGGCCCCGTGTTGGCCACCTGAACGACCAACGCGCCCTCCACCATTCCCGTCCTGACCCACAGGCGTCCTGCGTCGGGGAGGTTGTGCTTGATGGCGTTCTCCACCAGATTCGCCACGCAGCGCTCCAGGAGCACCGGATCACCGACGGTCTCGGCATCGCGGAGCTCGGTGACCACGGTGACCCCGGCCTCCGCGGCCCGCGTGGCGAGCTGGTCGACGGCCGTCTCGGCCACGTCCTTCATGTCCACCGGCTTGCGCACGCTCAGCTCGCGCTCGCTCCGCGCCAGCAGCAGCAGTCCCTCGATCAGGCGTTCGTTGCGGGCGTTGACCTCCAGGAGGGTGCGGCCCAGCGCCTTGAGATCGCCCGACGCCTCCGGGTCGCCCAGCGCGATCTCCAGCACCGTCCGGTTGATCGTCAGCGGGGTGCGGAGCTCGTGCGAGGCGTTGGCCACGAATCTTCGCTGTGTGTCGAAGGCCACATTGAGCCTGGTGAGCATCTCGTCGAAGGTGTCGGCCAGCTCCTTCAGCTCGTCGTCGGGCCCCTTGAGGTCGATCCGCTCGTGGGCGAGCGTGGAGCCCGACAGCTTGCGGGCCGTGGCGGTCATCTGCTGGATCGGCTTGAGCGCCCGGTCGGCGACGATGTAGCCGATGATGACCGCCAGGATGCCGACCCCCAGCAGGGCCAGCAGCGAGCGGGCCAGCAGTTCCTTCTGCGCTTGGGCGATCGCGGCGTGCTGGTACCAGTACCACTGCCGCTCGACCAGGCGCACCTGGTCGGGAGGCATCAGCTCGTCCAGGTCGAGCGGGAAGCTCGGCCACGCCGTGTTCAGAGACCAGCCCACCATCAGGTAGATCACGACCATGAGCAGGGCGCCCGCGGTGAAGAACAACGTCGCGTAGGTGATGGTCAGCCGCCACCGGATGCTGACCCGGCCCACGATCGCCCGCAGCCGGTCCAGCAAGGTGTGATCGACCGGCACCGCGCCCGCCGGGGGCGGCCCGTCCCACGCGGGCGGGCCGGTCGGCGGCGGGGGCTGGGCACCCGCCTTCCCAGCCTTCTCCGGGGCTCCCGACGCGAGCTGCTCACTCTTCCGGGCGCCCCGCTCGGAGTGCGGGCTGATCATCGGATGGGTCGGCACGGACTCCCGGCCCTCGTCCGCCGGGACGTCCGCCGGGACGAACGTCGGGCGTTCCTCTCCCCCGCCTGCCGTAACGCTCACAACCTGTACCCGACCCCGGGAACCGTCTCGATCACCTGAGGCTCGCCCAGTTTCTTTCTCAGCGTCATCATGGTGACGCGCACCACGTTGGTGAACGGGTCGATGTTCTCGTCCCACGCCTTGTCCAGCAGGTCCTCCTGGCTGACCACCGCGCCCTCGGCGCGCATCAGCTCCTCCAGGACCGCGAACTCCTTCTTGGTCAGCGCGATCTCCCCGCCGTCCCGGGTCACCAGCCGCTTGCCCGGATCCAGGCGGACCCCCGACCGCTCCAGCACCGGCGGCAGCGCCGGGGCGGAGCGGCGCCCGAGCGCCCGCACCCGCGCGACGAGCTCGATGAACACGAAGGGCTTGGCCAGGTAGTCGTCAGCTCCCAGCCCCAGTCCCTCCACCTTGTCGTCGACGTCGCCCGAGGCGGTCAGCATGAGAATCCGCGACGCGGTACGGGAGGCCACCAGCCGGCGGCAGACCTCGTCTCCGTGCACCTTGGGCAGGTCACGGTCCAAAACGATGACGTCGTAGTCGATGTAGCCCGTCCGCTCCAGCGCGCCGGCGCCGTCGTAGGCCACGTCCACGGCCATCGCCTCGCGCCGGAGCCCGGTCGCGATCGCGTCGGCGAGCACCCGCTCGTCCTCGACCACAAGCACTCGCACGGCTTATGGCACCTCCCGTCACATTCCATGAGCAGCCGCTGGGACGGCTCCTCATTCTCGCCCCAACCCCTGTAAGCACACGGTAAGGCCCTCTCCGGGGTAGACACTCCGTGTGATGTCGGAAACACACAGGTTTAGCTACCGGGTCACCGTGGGTACAGCCGCTTCCAGTCTCTATCGCGGTATCTTCCGCCCCCATGAGCCCGTGAGAAAGAAGGTGAGATGGGCGAGTTCACCACCACAATCGAACACCGCCTCGACCAGGCATACAGGAATCTGCGGGAGGCCAGGTCCTCCGGCGACGACTACCTCGCCGACACCTTCAGCACCGAGATCGAGGATCTACACCGTCTAGCCACAGACAACGGCGTCCCCATCCGGCGCTGAGGCGTCCCCATACGGCGCCGATGGGAGGCCGATGGGAGAGAGCCCTCCGGCCAGGAGACGGCCGGAGGGCTTTTCGTCCGCCCGCCCCGGTCGGGACGACGGGGCGGGGGACGACGGGGCGAGAAGCCGGAGCCGAGGACACGACCTCAGGCGTCGCGTTCCGGATCCAGCGGGAGCAGCAGGTCGTGCAGTTCCTCGAACAGGCCAGGCGCCGCGCACAGGACGAGGCCGGGATTGGCAGGCCTGCCGGCCAGTCCACCGAGCCTGGCCCCCGCCTCCTGGGCGATGAGGCCGCCGGCCCCGTAGTCCCAGGGGTTCGTGCCGCGCTCGTAGTAGCCGTCCACCCGTCCCGCCGCCACCGAGCAGAGGTCCGAGGCAGCCGATCCACCCCTGCGGATGTCACGTACCCGTGGCAGCACGTGACGGAGCACCTCCGCCTGCACCTCGCGTCGCCCGCTCTCGTAGCCGAATCCGGTGGCGATCAGTGCCCGGTCCAGCGGCACACCGGTGTTGCAGCGCAGCCGCTCCCCCGCCAGCCACGCGCCCTCGCCCCTGACCGCGGTGAACACCTCTCCGCGGGGCACGACGTTGACCACCCCCGCGATCACTTCACCGTCCACCTCGACCGCGATGCTGACCGCCCACTCGGGCAGCCCGTACAGGAAGTTGACGGTCCCGTCGATCGGGTCGACGATCCAGCGGACCCTGCCGTCGCCGGTGGAGCCCCCCTCCTCGCCGAGGATCGCGTCTCCGGGCCTGACCGCCCTGATCCTGTCGCGGATCAGCACCTCCGAGGCCCGATCGAGGGCCGTCACCACGTCGGTGGGGCTGGATTTGGTAACCAGCACCTCGGGACGGGGTGGGCGCTTGGCCAGGAGCATCTCACCGGCCTCCCTGGCTATTTCCTCCGCCAACCGGCCGAAGGTCACGGCATTGTCCACGATCCGCTCATCACTCCTTGCTCGTTCCACCGTACTCACGAGAGCGACTCCGGGCGCTTCCACTCGCGGCCAAGGACATGCTGGTCCAGGAAGGCCATGACGGTTTCGTACCAGACGATCGCGTTGCCCGGCTTGAGCACCCAGTGGTTCTCATCGGGAAAGTACAGGAACTTCGACTCCACGTCGGAGCGCTGCAGGTCCCACCAGAGCCGCAGCGCCTCGCCGATGGGGACCCGATAGTCCTTGTCACCGTGGACGACCAGCATCGGGGTGGAGATGTTCCCCAGCGACAGGTGCGGGGAGAGCTTCGCGTACAGCCCGGTGCCCGGGGCTCCGAACTCGCGCTGCCAGTACATGGACCCGTCGGTGGTGCCGGCGAACTGGTCGAGGTTCCAGAGCGAGGCATGGGTGACGATCGCGCTGAACCTGTCGGTGTGCCCGGCGACCCAGTTGGCCATGTAGCCGCCGAACGAGCCGCCCATGGCGGCGGTCCTGGTGGCGTCGACCTCGGGTAGCTCCAGCGCGGCGTCGGTGATCGACATCAGGTCGGCGTGGGTACGCGGGCCCCAGTTGGCCCAGCCGCGCCGGATCATCTCCGGCCCGTAACCTGTGGACATGCAGGGGTCGGGAAGCAGCACGGCGTAACCGTGCTGAGCCATGATCCAGGGGTTCCAGCGCCAGGACCAGTCGTTCCAGCTGCCGAGCGGGCCACCGTGGATCCACAGCAGGACCGGCGCGGGGTTCTTCGACGAGGCTCCCTCGGGCAGCGCCAGCCAGGCCCTGATCTCCACGCCGTCGTCGGCGGTCGCGGTCACCTCGGTGAGCGTTCCGGGCGGCTCCAGCTCGGGGGCGGGGGAGGGCAGCCTTTCGACGGTGCCGTCCGCGGCCACCCTGACCGGGGCCGCGGGCGCGTCCACCGCGCCGCGCAGCGCGTAGACGGTTCCGTCGGGCGCGACGTCGAGCGAGGCGTACGCGCCGTCGTCACCGGTGAGCCGCTCCGGCGCGGAGCCGTCGGCCGGGACCAGGAAGATCGGGCGGCGGCCACGATGGTCGGCGGCCACGAACAGCGAGCGGGAGTCGGGTGCCCAGACGATGTCGGAAGGCCAGAGCGCCCCGCCCGCCGGACGCCCCTCACCGGTGGCCAGATCGACGATCCACAGGGTGCTCTCGGGGATCTTGTCGATGTCGGCGTGGTTGCTCCGGACGCACGCGACCAGGCGTCCGTCGGGAGAGATCTTGACAGGCCCGCCGAAGTCGTGGCCGTTCTCGGCGGCGAGGACCCGCCGGGCACCGCCGTTGGTCGCCTCGATGGTGACCAGTTCGAAACGGAGCTCGCCGTGCGGCATTGAGACACCCCAGGTGGCCACGACCGTGGAGCCGTCCGGCGTCACGTCGTAGGCGCTGTGGCCGGCCAGTGCCTTGCCCGGCTGCGGGGTGAGGTCCCTGACCTCGGTCAGCCGTTCCTCCTCGCTCAGCGTGCCCGCGAACAGCCGGGGTTCGCCGGGGCCGAGGTCGTGATCCCAGTAACGCACCGGGTAGCTCTCGTGCAGGATCGCACTGATCCCCGCATCCTTGCGCGTCTTGCGCCGCTCGGCCTCCCCCGCCTCGTCGCCCGGGAGCACGTCGGAGCAGAAGACCACGGTCTGCCCGCCGATCGCGAACCCGGCGACACCCCCCGGCCTGGAGGCGATCTGCCGGGCCTCTCCTCCCGCCGCGGGCAGCAGCCAGAGCGCCGGAACCTCCTCATCCGCCTCCTTGACCGTCGGGTCGGGCCGGCGCGAGCCGAAGAGCAGATCACCACGCTGGGTGAACTCGGCCCCGGCCTCACCCTTGACCGATCTGGTCAACCGGTGCGGCCGTCGGCCGTCCAGCGGGATTTCCCAAAGGGAGGTTCCGTAGGATCTGCCATCGGGGTTGAGCGCCTGCACCACGCTGACCAGGCGCGTTCCATCGGGGGATAGCCGCAGGGATGCCACCCGCGGCACACCGACATAATCGCGGATGTCGTTAAATGGGGTCACGGTTTCGAACCTACCCCGGCTGCCGTCTTCGGACATGCCCCCAAACACGCATCCACAAATGTTGTTGATGACGAACTACTCATGGTGACCATGCGAGAGAACGCCCCGGCATGCGGTTTGATGAAGGCCATGGGGAATTACGACGCACTCCTCGTCGTCTCGTTCGGGGGACCCGAAAAACCTGACGACGTGATGCCGTTCCTGGAGAACGTGGTGCGGGGCCGCGGGATCCCGCGCGAGCGGCTGCTGGAGGTCGAGGCGCACTACCGGCGCCTCGGCGGGGCCAGCCCGATCAACCAGCAGTGCCGCGACCTGATCGCGGCCGTGAAACCGACCGTCGACCTTCCGGTCTACTGGGGCAACCGCAACTGGCACCCCTACCTGGAGGACACACTCCGCGAGATGGCGGGCGACGGTGTGCGCAGGGCAGCGGCCTTCGTCACCTCGGCCTACAGCTCGTACTCGAGCTGCCGGCAGTACATCGACGACATCGCGCTCGCCAGAGCCGCGGTCGAGGGCGCCCCCGAGGTGGTCAAGCTCCGGCACTACTTCGACCACCCGGGCTTCATCGCGGCGATGGCCGACCACACCCGCGAGGCGCTGGACCGGCTGCCCGACGGGCTCGGCGACTCCGCCCGGCTGGTCTTCACGGCGCACAGCATCCCGATCTCGATGGCCGAGACGGCCGGAGAGAGCGGCGGGGCGTACGAGGCGCAGCTGCGCCGCGCGGCCACGCTGGTCACCGCGGAGCTGGGCGGCGACAGGGCGTGGGACCTGGTCTGGCAGAGCCGGAGCGGCGCCCCTCACATCCCGTGGCTGGAGCCCGACGTCTGCGACCACCTGCTGGAGGTCGACGCCCAGGCGGTGGTGCTGGTGCCGATCGGCTTCGTCTCCGACCACATGGAGGTCGTCTACGACCTCGACGTGGAGGCCGCGGAGACGGCGAGGAAGATCGGCCTGCCGCTGGTCAGGGCGGCCACGGCCGGCACCCACCCCCGGTTCGTCTCGATGGTCGGGGAACTGCTCGCCGAGCCCGAACCCGTCGCGTGCTCGGCCACCTGCTGCCCGGCGCCACCGCGCCGCCGCGGGTAGGGCGCGCGTGCGCCTTCAGGGGTAGGCGTCGGCATAGCCGCGGGAGATGGCCAGGACTTTGGAAACGTACGACCAGGAGTGGTTGTAGAACCAGATGGCCTTCTCCAGCTTCTTGCCGCCCTGGGCCGCCCCGTTCGCGCACAGGTAGTTGGCCGCCGAGGGGACCGCGTCGTAGGGGCTCCAGATGTCGGCGACGCCGTCGCCGTCGCCGTCCACGCCGTAGGCCTTCCAGGTGGCGGGCATGAACTGCATCGGGCCCTGCGCACCCGCCGAGGAGGGGCCGTTGTTGCGCCCGTGGGAGCTCTCCACCTGGCCGATCGCGGCCAGGACCGTCCAGGAGAGCCCCGGGCAGACCTCGGCCGACCTGCGGTAGAGCTCCAGGTAGCTGCCGGGTCTGCCGACCGTCACCCGGGCCGCCTTCGCGGTCGACCCGCCGGTGGTGGTCTTGCCCGCGGTGGTCTTGTCGGTGGTGGTCTTGCCCGCGGTGGTCTTGTCGGTGGTGGTCTTGTCGGTGGTGGTCTT
This window contains:
- a CDS encoding S9 family peptidase, which translates into the protein MSEDGSRGRFETVTPFNDIRDYVGVPRVASLRLSPDGTRLVSVVQALNPDGRSYGTSLWEIPLDGRRPHRLTRSVKGEAGAEFTQRGDLLFGSRRPDPTVKEADEEVPALWLLPAAGGEARQIASRPGGVAGFAIGGQTVVFCSDVLPGDEAGEAERRKTRKDAGISAILHESYPVRYWDHDLGPGEPRLFAGTLSEEERLTEVRDLTPQPGKALAGHSAYDVTPDGSTVVATWGVSMPHGELRFELVTIEATNGGARRVLAAENGHDFGGPVKISPDGRLVACVRSNHADIDKIPESTLWIVDLATGEGRPAGGALWPSDIVWAPDSRSLFVAADHRGRRPIFLVPADGSAPERLTGDDGAYASLDVAPDGTVYALRGAVDAPAAPVRVAADGTVERLPSPAPELEPPGTLTEVTATADDGVEIRAWLALPEGASSKNPAPVLLWIHGGPLGSWNDWSWRWNPWIMAQHGYAVLLPDPCMSTGYGPEMIRRGWANWGPRTHADLMSITDAALELPEVDATRTAAMGGSFGGYMANWVAGHTDRFSAIVTHASLWNLDQFAGTTDGSMYWQREFGAPGTGLYAKLSPHLSLGNISTPMLVVHGDKDYRVPIGEALRLWWDLQRSDVESKFLYFPDENHWVLKPGNAIVWYETVMAFLDQHVLGREWKRPESLS
- a CDS encoding DUF4193 domain-containing protein — translated: MATDYDSPRKTDDDLSEDSLQELQARRTDKSSGSIDIDETDLAESLELPGADLSNEELSLRVIPRQADEFTCARCFLVHHRSQLAVEKNGQQICRECAA
- a CDS encoding AI-2E family transporter — encoded protein: MISDRERLTNLVPRTLLRLAMWSLCLIIIGWAVFYFAQFIATLRIVVLPVAIALLLTALLFPITRRLRATGMKPIYATWLTMIIALAVLGGTGWIIGARANEEFPGLVDQVRSTAKDVENWLYTGPLHLQPTQITSWVDEIGKQITNQRNEITQTVLTGATVALEVLASIVLLLFVTFFMLKDGDRIWAWFLKGFGRVAPRVDQAGRTAWVTLSHYVQGTVAVAAVHGVVMGIVLAGMGVPLWAPLAVLIFVASFIPIVGIFFAGAVATLVTLGAKGPIYALIFIGILIVEQQLENHVLQPLIVGRMLHFHPLAIILVLAVGGILAGIAGAVVAVPVAAVIYRALPKLISDAPRALPPAAPHPDPGEAGPKEGGEEPAAEAGKPVDEESPQHRG
- a CDS encoding ferrochelatase, which produces MGNYDALLVVSFGGPEKPDDVMPFLENVVRGRGIPRERLLEVEAHYRRLGGASPINQQCRDLIAAVKPTVDLPVYWGNRNWHPYLEDTLREMAGDGVRRAAAFVTSAYSSYSSCRQYIDDIALARAAVEGAPEVVKLRHYFDHPGFIAAMADHTREALDRLPDGLGDSARLVFTAHSIPISMAETAGESGGAYEAQLRRAATLVTAELGGDRAWDLVWQSRSGAPHIPWLEPDVCDHLLEVDAQAVVLVPIGFVSDHMEVVYDLDVEAAETARKIGLPLVRAATAGTHPRFVSMVGELLAEPEPVACSATCCPAPPRRRG
- a CDS encoding alpha,alpha-trehalose-phosphate synthase (UDP-forming); the protein is MPGRSTFVIVANRLPVDRVGEDLWRRSPGGLVTAIAPVLQRREGAWIGWHGAPGERLEPFEHDGMQLVPVPLSEHEVELYYEGFSNATLWPLYHDVVATPIYSRVTWDAYRMVNERFAQAAAEEAAENAVVWIQDYQLQLVPAMLRKLRPDLRIGFFLHIPFPPIELFVQLPWRREILEGLLGADMVGFQRPGGASNFIRLCRHLLGLQHHKHEIYVDGRVVRAGAFPISVDFGELDSLVREPHIISRAREIRRDLGDPECMLLGVDRLDYTKGIGQRLKAFGELLAEGKIKPGEAAFVQIATPSRERVEEYMRLRDSIELQVGRINGEQGELGQQPVQYMHQSYGRDELAALYLAADVMMVTPLRDGMNLVAKEYVACRNDLRGALVLSEFAGAADELRQAFMVNPYDVDGLKRIMLTAMRATPHDLSRRMRSLRRRVSTYDVDRWAKEFLTSLESS
- a CDS encoding response regulator transcription factor — translated: MRVLVVEDERVLADAIATGLRREAMAVDVAYDGAGALERTGYIDYDVIVLDRDLPKVHGDEVCRRLVASRTASRILMLTASGDVDDKVEGLGLGADDYLAKPFVFIELVARVRALGRRSAPALPPVLERSGVRLDPGKRLVTRDGGEIALTKKEFAVLEELMRAEGAVVSQEDLLDKAWDENIDPFTNVVRVTMMTLRKKLGEPQVIETVPGVGYRL
- a CDS encoding sensor histidine kinase, with product MISPHSERGARKSEQLASGAPEKAGKAGAQPPPPTGPPAWDGPPPAGAVPVDHTLLDRLRAIVGRVSIRWRLTITYATLFFTAGALLMVVIYLMVGWSLNTAWPSFPLDLDELMPPDQVRLVERQWYWYQHAAIAQAQKELLARSLLALLGVGILAVIIGYIVADRALKPIQQMTATARKLSGSTLAHERIDLKGPDDELKELADTFDEMLTRLNVAFDTQRRFVANASHELRTPLTINRTVLEIALGDPEASGDLKALGRTLLEVNARNERLIEGLLLLARSERELSVRKPVDMKDVAETAVDQLATRAAEAGVTVVTELRDAETVGDPVLLERCVANLVENAIKHNLPDAGRLWVRTGMVEGALVVQVANTGPHVPAYEVNSLFEPFRRLNADRVDSDKGAGLGLSIVRAVVRAHGGNVTAIPRDGGGLVVTVRLQAR
- a CDS encoding inositol monophosphatase family protein, which codes for MDNAVTFGRLAEEIAREAGEMLLAKRPPRPEVLVTKSSPTDVVTALDRASEVLIRDRIRAVRPGDAILGEEGGSTGDGRVRWIVDPIDGTVNFLYGLPEWAVSIAVEVDGEVIAGVVNVVPRGEVFTAVRGEGAWLAGERLRCNTGVPLDRALIATGFGYESGRREVQAEVLRHVLPRVRDIRRGGSAASDLCSVAAGRVDGYYERGTNPWDYGAGGLIAQEAGARLGGLAGRPANPGLVLCAAPGLFEELHDLLLPLDPERDA
- a CDS encoding DUF4235 domain-containing protein, yielding MADKSEKQDMAWRAIGGLLGLVTAWSAKKVIGFAWEKSTGRKPPADSESPDISLGEAIGYAVVMGVGMQVAQIVVARGARKRYDAWKSLKSTAKDATT